A single window of Micrococcaceae bacterium Sec5.1 DNA harbors:
- a CDS encoding PEP/pyruvate-binding domain-containing protein, whose product MLPEVGGKAANLGELSAARLPVPPGFCLTTSAYRYALSAIGMEDIFALLQDAEASDLDELNRLAARARSLVLDAGVPTDVAEAVRAAYRKLGDAAPVAVRSSATAEDLPFASFAGQQDTFLNVVGADAVLDAVSRCWASLWTDRAVSYRTTNGIDHSTVTLAVVVQEMVDSATAGVMFTANPVTGRRREAVIDASPGLGEAVVSGAVNPDQYVADMQSNSILKRTLGDRQVEIRSLAGGGTERIERAGGAEALENHSVQPCLSDDQIRALADLGRRVEAHYGAPQDTEWAIDSSGKLWLTQARPITTLYPLTSRVPATPGEHAFLNFSLAQGLTRPLTPMGLAGIRLIASSVARRAAFDVPDPRSGPSPYYEAGQRIFFDFTSVLRSKVGRAIVPRIFDIMEARSAAVIRGLFDDPRFALTIKTPLRLIRHVAPVAAKYRVPESAIRALFRPDAAMKRQEQLEAELHQALQVPESITAHQRIAHVQRILGEEVFATVPQVLPLPVLGFAMLGLVRKMLGKQAPLDQLQTVIRGLPNNVTTEMDLALWQLAKEIRDDPEALAFLSYPTLEELVRQFKDKKLPAVAQAGLEAFLRTYGHRAVAEIDLGMPRWSDDPTHILGVVVNYLRLEHTAEAPDQQFRKAVREADEQVARLVARARAKSPLHAKLVRTALDRTRRFAGMRELPKYNLVLGLASAREQLFLVGAELAEAGRIERAEDIFFLDLNEVETALAGNKLHQLVEDRRADYAQELRRRHIPRVLLSDGTEPEATATAGGTAGAPGTLSGSPASAGIITAPARVILDPVGAHLEPGEILVAPSTDPGWTPLFLTAGGLVMEMGGPNSHGAVVAREYGIPAVVGVPDATLRISSGQIITVDGAAGTVTTTPGDAPS is encoded by the coding sequence ATGCTCCCCGAGGTAGGTGGCAAGGCCGCCAACCTCGGCGAGTTGAGTGCCGCCCGCCTGCCGGTGCCGCCAGGCTTTTGCCTGACAACGTCCGCCTACCGGTACGCCCTTTCAGCGATTGGCATGGAGGACATCTTTGCGCTTCTGCAGGACGCCGAAGCTTCTGACCTTGACGAACTGAACAGGCTGGCCGCCCGGGCCAGGTCCTTGGTGCTCGACGCCGGAGTTCCCACCGACGTCGCAGAGGCGGTACGGGCGGCGTATCGGAAGTTGGGAGACGCTGCCCCCGTCGCAGTGAGGTCCTCAGCCACGGCTGAGGACCTTCCCTTCGCCAGTTTTGCCGGACAGCAGGACACTTTCCTGAACGTGGTCGGAGCAGACGCAGTCCTGGATGCCGTAAGCCGCTGTTGGGCATCGCTCTGGACGGACCGGGCCGTGAGCTATCGGACAACCAACGGGATAGATCATTCCACGGTGACGTTGGCGGTCGTTGTCCAGGAAATGGTGGATTCCGCGACGGCCGGGGTGATGTTCACGGCCAACCCTGTCACGGGGCGGCGCCGTGAAGCTGTGATCGATGCCAGCCCCGGTTTGGGCGAAGCCGTGGTGTCAGGCGCCGTTAATCCCGATCAGTACGTAGCTGATATGCAGAGCAACTCCATCCTGAAACGGACCCTCGGCGACCGACAGGTAGAGATCCGATCGCTGGCTGGCGGTGGCACTGAACGAATTGAGCGAGCGGGTGGTGCTGAAGCACTTGAAAACCACTCCGTGCAGCCGTGCCTGAGCGATGACCAGATCCGGGCGCTGGCCGATTTGGGCAGGCGCGTCGAGGCCCACTATGGAGCCCCGCAGGATACAGAATGGGCGATCGATTCCTCCGGAAAACTGTGGCTCACACAGGCAAGACCCATTACTACCCTCTATCCGTTGACCTCGCGAGTGCCGGCGACTCCCGGTGAGCACGCGTTCCTGAACTTCAGTCTCGCCCAAGGCCTCACCAGGCCTCTGACGCCCATGGGTCTGGCGGGTATCCGCCTGATAGCCTCCAGTGTTGCCCGCAGGGCTGCCTTCGATGTCCCAGATCCACGCTCAGGACCATCGCCCTACTATGAGGCCGGGCAGAGGATCTTCTTCGACTTCACATCCGTGCTTCGCAGCAAGGTGGGCCGGGCCATTGTGCCGCGCATCTTTGACATCATGGAGGCCCGTTCTGCGGCGGTGATTCGTGGCCTTTTCGATGACCCGCGGTTCGCCCTCACCATTAAAACTCCTTTAAGACTCATCCGGCACGTTGCGCCCGTTGCGGCTAAATACCGTGTTCCAGAGTCGGCGATCCGGGCTCTTTTCCGTCCCGATGCCGCAATGAAGCGCCAAGAGCAGCTGGAGGCAGAACTCCATCAGGCCCTTCAAGTGCCGGAGAGCATCACCGCCCATCAGCGAATCGCCCACGTACAGAGAATCCTGGGGGAGGAAGTATTCGCAACGGTTCCCCAAGTCCTGCCCCTTCCCGTTCTGGGCTTTGCGATGCTGGGACTCGTCCGGAAAATGCTGGGTAAGCAAGCCCCCTTGGACCAGCTGCAAACAGTGATTCGTGGGCTGCCCAACAATGTCACTACGGAGATGGACCTTGCACTGTGGCAGCTTGCAAAGGAAATCAGGGATGACCCGGAGGCCCTGGCCTTCCTGAGTTATCCCACACTTGAGGAACTCGTTCGGCAGTTCAAGGACAAGAAACTTCCAGCAGTTGCCCAAGCCGGGCTTGAAGCTTTCCTGCGCACCTATGGGCATAGAGCAGTGGCAGAGATCGACCTCGGCATGCCCCGATGGTCGGACGACCCCACCCACATACTCGGCGTCGTGGTCAACTATCTGCGGCTCGAGCACACTGCGGAAGCACCCGACCAGCAGTTCAGAAAAGCTGTTCGGGAGGCAGATGAACAGGTTGCCAGGTTGGTTGCGCGGGCAAGGGCCAAGAGTCCGCTCCACGCCAAGCTGGTGCGAACAGCCTTGGACCGCACACGCCGGTTTGCCGGCATGAGGGAACTCCCCAAATACAACCTCGTCCTCGGCTTGGCTTCGGCAAGGGAACAGCTGTTCCTGGTCGGAGCAGAACTGGCAGAGGCAGGGCGGATTGAACGCGCCGAGGATATTTTCTTCCTGGACCTCAACGAAGTAGAGACTGCCCTGGCAGGCAACAAGCTCCACCAACTCGTGGAAGATCGCCGCGCGGACTATGCGCAGGAACTGCGGCGTCGGCACATTCCGCGGGTATTGCTCTCAGACGGAACAGAACCCGAAGCCACCGCTACGGCTGGCGGAACCGCAGGTGCCCCGGGCACTCTTTCCGGCAGCCCGGCGTCGGCAGGCATCATCACAGCCCCTGCGCGGGTCATCCTGGACCCCGTTGGCGCCCATCTGGAACCAGGGGAAATCCTCGTAGCGCCCTCCACCGACCCCGGCTGGACACCCCTGTTCCTTACGGCTGGTGGTTTGGTCATGGAAATGGGCGGTCCCAACTCCCATGGCGCCGTGGTGGCCCGCGAATACGGCATACCGGCCGTCGTCGGCGTGCCCGACGCAACCCTGCGGATCAGCTCAGGCCAGATCATCACCGTGGATGGAGCAGCAGGAACGGTTACTACCACCCCAGGTGACGCGCCAAGCTAG
- a CDS encoding cation diffusion facilitator family transporter yields the protein MGHDHNHSHGVTATGKHRNRLIAVLAITLGVVGIQVVGALVSGSLALLADAGHMLSDAAGVFIALMAAWIATRPASDQRTYGYQRAEVLAALANALVLIVIAVVIMIEAIRRFGESPEIHTDVMLWAAILGAVANLISLMILQGAQKESLNVRGAYLEVLGDLLGSIAVIVAAIVIMTTGFTAADPIASVLIALMIIPRAWHLLRDVVDVLLEATPKGVDVNMIREHILAVDGVVEAHDIHIWTITSGVPVFSAHVVVEDEVLNASGADSILDQLGSCLGRHFETEHCTFQLEPVSHSEHESHQHA from the coding sequence ATGGGGCATGATCACAACCACTCCCACGGAGTAACGGCAACCGGCAAGCATCGCAATCGGCTTATTGCAGTCCTGGCCATCACCTTAGGTGTGGTGGGCATCCAAGTCGTTGGCGCCCTCGTCTCCGGATCGCTGGCGCTGCTGGCCGATGCAGGCCACATGCTCTCCGACGCGGCAGGCGTATTCATCGCTTTGATGGCGGCCTGGATCGCTACCCGCCCGGCGAGCGATCAACGGACCTACGGATATCAACGGGCCGAAGTCCTGGCGGCCTTGGCCAACGCCCTTGTACTCATCGTCATCGCAGTCGTCATCATGATCGAGGCCATCCGCCGCTTTGGGGAGTCGCCCGAAATCCATACGGACGTCATGCTGTGGGCGGCAATCCTGGGCGCCGTAGCCAACCTCATTTCCCTGATGATCCTGCAGGGGGCCCAAAAGGAGAGCCTCAACGTCCGCGGGGCCTATCTTGAGGTCCTTGGCGATCTTCTCGGCTCGATCGCCGTTATTGTGGCGGCCATCGTCATCATGACGACGGGCTTCACTGCCGCTGACCCCATTGCCTCGGTGCTCATCGCCCTTATGATCATCCCCCGCGCCTGGCACCTGCTCCGCGATGTTGTGGACGTGCTTCTGGAAGCCACTCCCAAGGGTGTGGACGTGAACATGATCCGCGAGCACATCCTTGCCGTGGACGGCGTCGTGGAGGCCCACGACATCCATATCTGGACCATCACTTCCGGGGTGCCCGTGTTCTCCGCCCACGTTGTGGTGGAAGACGAGGTCCTTAACGCCAGCGGGGCAGACAGCATCCTGGACCAGCTTGGATCCTGCCTGGGGCGCCATTTCGAAACCGAGCACTGCACCTTCCAGCTGGAGCCCGTGAGCCACTCCGAGCACGAGTCACACCAGCACGCCTAG
- a CDS encoding metallopeptidase family protein, with product MPANLPPGLPIIPDGDLPSSPLRFPPGAPFEMSPEEFEEAVSDALQLIPPKAASAMDNVAIFIEDDYTPRPDEEPDTVLLGLYEGVPLTERDSWWEAGSLPDRITIFRQPILDICATREEVIDEVAITVIHEIAHHFGIDDDRLHELGWG from the coding sequence ATGCCCGCGAATCTCCCTCCCGGCCTGCCCATCATTCCCGACGGCGATCTCCCGTCCTCGCCGCTGCGTTTTCCGCCGGGCGCCCCCTTCGAAATGTCGCCGGAGGAGTTCGAAGAAGCTGTGAGCGACGCTTTGCAGCTGATCCCACCCAAAGCTGCAAGTGCCATGGACAACGTGGCAATCTTCATTGAGGACGACTACACCCCGCGCCCAGATGAAGAACCGGACACCGTATTACTTGGTTTGTACGAGGGCGTGCCATTGACCGAACGTGACTCGTGGTGGGAAGCGGGCTCATTGCCGGATCGGATCACAATTTTCCGCCAACCCATCCTGGACATCTGCGCCACCCGCGAGGAAGTCATCGATGAAGTGGCCATCACGGTGATCCACGAGATCGCCCACCACTTCGGAATTGACGACGACCGCCTGCATGAGCTCGGGTGGGGCTAG
- a CDS encoding carbohydrate kinase produces the protein MTGTASLATEPLDVVVVGEALIDIVQSSDGQKEYPGGSPANVAYGLGLLDVKTGLLTAIGRDERGDAIAAHLQRAGVVLLPGSMSAGKTATATARITADGSADYTFDIDWALAPLALPYAPRILHTGSIATFLEPGASVVRSLLEQAQGGCMVTYDPNIRPDLLGSHSEAVSLFEEIVPLTDVVKMSGSDARWLYPGKSLEETANHLLAMGTGLAVVTQGVKGALMATRDIHINVPAVPATVADTIGAGDSFTAALIMGLLLRGSDGLAPTVLERIGTIASMAASIAVGRPGANPPTHRELLVGMAR, from the coding sequence ATGACCGGCACCGCTTCCCTCGCCACTGAGCCCCTCGACGTCGTCGTTGTGGGTGAGGCATTGATCGACATCGTCCAGTCTTCGGACGGGCAGAAGGAGTATCCGGGCGGATCGCCGGCCAACGTCGCTTACGGCTTGGGCCTGTTGGACGTGAAAACGGGCCTACTGACTGCCATTGGCAGGGACGAGCGGGGCGATGCCATCGCCGCGCATCTGCAGCGCGCAGGTGTGGTCCTGCTGCCCGGATCCATGTCAGCAGGCAAGACCGCGACGGCGACCGCTCGGATAACTGCCGACGGTTCGGCCGATTACACCTTTGACATTGACTGGGCGCTGGCTCCACTTGCTCTGCCCTATGCGCCGAGGATCCTGCACACCGGCTCCATCGCGACCTTCCTGGAGCCCGGCGCAAGTGTTGTCAGGAGCTTACTGGAGCAGGCGCAGGGCGGATGCATGGTTACCTACGACCCCAATATCCGCCCCGACCTCCTCGGAAGTCACAGTGAGGCAGTCTCATTGTTCGAAGAGATAGTGCCGCTGACCGACGTCGTGAAAATGAGCGGCTCCGACGCCCGCTGGCTGTACCCCGGCAAGTCGTTGGAGGAAACTGCGAATCACCTCCTGGCTATGGGCACAGGCCTTGCTGTGGTGACTCAAGGGGTCAAGGGGGCGCTCATGGCAACCCGGGACATTCACATCAATGTCCCGGCCGTCCCCGCTACCGTGGCAGACACCATCGGCGCCGGTGATTCCTTTACCGCAGCACTCATTATGGGGCTGCTGTTGCGGGGCAGCGATGGCTTGGCGCCCACAGTGCTGGAACGGATCGGAACCATCGCCTCCATGGCGGCTTCCATCGCTGTTGGCCGCCCGGGTGCCAACCCTCCCACGCACCGTGAACTTCTGGTGGGAATGGCCCGCTAG
- a CDS encoding DMT family transporter: MTTTTPAEPGQPSPGMQPRNTPAPAAPISKLGIAAVVVTVVLWASAFVGIRAVGPSFSPGSLTLGRLAVAAVVLGIVVLPTLKVWPRGKEWLPIVAYGVMWFGGYNVALNAAEHMLDAGTSAMLINVSPILIAVLAGVVLKEGFPRWLLIGSAVAFGGVAMIALGSGQRSTADVAGVLLCLLAAVLASVSAILQKPVLRKFAAGQATWFGIMVGAVCCLPWTGQLIAEVQSAPLPATLGLVYLGIFPTAIAFTTWAYALSLISAGKLAATTYLVPGTTILISWAVLQEVPTMWGLIGGVVCLIGVALTRRTPRAVGAPRTERASRVARRTAK; encoded by the coding sequence ATGACAACCACCACCCCGGCCGAACCCGGCCAGCCGTCCCCGGGCATGCAACCGCGCAACACCCCCGCGCCCGCAGCTCCCATCAGCAAACTCGGCATCGCCGCCGTTGTCGTCACCGTAGTCCTATGGGCTTCAGCATTCGTCGGCATCCGCGCTGTGGGCCCGAGCTTCTCCCCCGGTTCCTTGACGCTCGGACGGTTGGCGGTTGCCGCCGTCGTTCTTGGAATCGTTGTGCTGCCTACGCTGAAAGTCTGGCCGCGGGGCAAGGAATGGTTGCCCATTGTGGCGTACGGGGTGATGTGGTTCGGCGGTTACAACGTGGCGTTGAACGCTGCGGAGCACATGCTCGACGCCGGTACCAGCGCCATGCTGATCAACGTCTCGCCGATCCTCATCGCAGTTCTCGCCGGAGTGGTCCTCAAGGAAGGCTTCCCGCGGTGGCTTCTGATTGGCAGTGCCGTTGCGTTCGGTGGCGTGGCGATGATCGCCTTGGGTTCCGGACAGCGTTCGACGGCGGATGTCGCCGGGGTGTTGTTGTGCTTGCTTGCCGCCGTGCTCGCCTCTGTCAGCGCGATCCTCCAGAAGCCGGTCCTGCGGAAGTTTGCGGCAGGGCAAGCCACGTGGTTCGGCATTATGGTGGGCGCTGTCTGCTGCCTCCCATGGACAGGACAATTGATTGCGGAAGTCCAGTCAGCGCCGCTGCCGGCCACACTCGGTTTGGTCTATCTGGGCATCTTCCCCACAGCCATCGCCTTCACAACGTGGGCGTACGCACTGTCCTTGATCTCGGCAGGGAAACTGGCCGCTACCACGTACCTGGTCCCCGGCACCACGATCCTCATCTCCTGGGCAGTACTTCAGGAAGTCCCAACCATGTGGGGACTGATCGGCGGCGTGGTGTGCTTGATCGGCGTGGCCCTGACCAGGCGTACGCCTAGGGCTGTTGGGGCGCCAAGGACCGAGCGGGCATCAAGGGTTGCCCGGCGTACAGCAAAGTGA
- a CDS encoding ABC transporter substrate-binding protein, with product MSKSLSRKHFLGLAGASITAVAIAACGGPSTDTGGTAAKTLSPEDWSKIKPAPSISFMSSHPGKSRETEQKLIEAFQAANPDIKVNLITGGSNYEEVAQKFQTSQAGSEVPDVVVASDVWWFRYAVSGAILPIDDLLKAVKASSSDYKSGLIADYKHSDQLWAVPYARSTPLFYFNKDHFKAAGVPEQAPKTWEEFAEWAPRIKSANASAAGYQNAYQYPAIAGYAGWTLQNVLWGQGGGWSKEWEITANSNESVAAMQWVQDSIVKNGWAGVSSKNAITDLQAGAISATISSSADLAATLKAAKEANMRIGVGFLPGGSAAASQVCPTGGSGLVIASKTSPERQLAAAKFITFMTNAQSTSTLSAATGYLPVAEAADISAIVAQTPEFQTVVDQLKVTRTQDFARTFLPGGDQELAKAATRIMNEKADVQATLTELKGTLEGIYNKDVKPKLKA from the coding sequence ATGTCAAAATCACTTTCCAGGAAGCATTTCCTCGGCTTGGCTGGAGCCTCAATCACCGCCGTCGCGATTGCAGCCTGCGGTGGTCCCTCCACCGATACCGGGGGCACAGCAGCAAAGACGCTCTCCCCAGAGGATTGGTCCAAGATCAAACCTGCTCCAAGCATCAGTTTCATGTCCAGCCATCCCGGTAAGTCCCGGGAAACGGAACAGAAGCTGATTGAGGCCTTCCAAGCCGCCAATCCGGATATCAAAGTCAACCTCATCACCGGAGGCTCAAACTATGAGGAAGTTGCGCAAAAGTTCCAGACTTCCCAGGCCGGGAGCGAAGTGCCGGACGTGGTTGTCGCATCAGACGTGTGGTGGTTCCGATACGCCGTCTCGGGTGCCATCCTCCCCATCGATGACCTCCTCAAAGCAGTCAAGGCGAGCTCCTCCGACTACAAGTCCGGTTTGATCGCCGACTACAAACATTCTGATCAGCTGTGGGCGGTCCCTTACGCCCGCTCAACCCCGCTGTTCTATTTCAATAAGGACCACTTCAAGGCTGCCGGAGTTCCCGAGCAGGCGCCAAAAACCTGGGAAGAGTTTGCCGAGTGGGCACCCAGGATTAAGTCGGCAAATGCTTCTGCTGCCGGATATCAGAACGCCTACCAGTACCCGGCGATTGCAGGTTACGCCGGCTGGACCCTTCAAAACGTTCTCTGGGGCCAAGGCGGCGGCTGGTCCAAGGAGTGGGAGATTACGGCAAATTCAAACGAATCTGTGGCCGCGATGCAGTGGGTGCAGGACTCGATTGTGAAGAATGGCTGGGCCGGAGTCTCCTCCAAGAATGCCATTACCGACCTTCAAGCCGGTGCCATCAGCGCCACGATCAGCTCGTCGGCCGACCTCGCCGCCACCCTTAAGGCGGCGAAGGAAGCCAACATGAGGATCGGCGTCGGGTTCTTGCCGGGTGGCTCTGCCGCGGCCTCACAGGTTTGTCCCACGGGCGGTTCCGGCCTGGTAATCGCCAGCAAAACGTCGCCGGAACGGCAGCTTGCAGCGGCCAAGTTCATCACGTTCATGACGAATGCGCAGAGCACGTCTACTTTGTCTGCTGCAACCGGATACCTACCCGTAGCCGAGGCGGCAGATATCTCGGCGATTGTTGCCCAGACACCGGAGTTCCAAACCGTCGTAGACCAGCTCAAAGTGACACGCACGCAGGACTTTGCCCGAACCTTCCTCCCCGGCGGAGACCAAGAGCTGGCCAAGGCAGCCACCAGGATCATGAATGAAAAGGCCGATGTGCAGGCAACGCTGACCGAGTTGAAGGGAACACTGGAAGGCATTTACAACAAGGATGTGAAGCCGAAGCTGAAAGCCTAG
- a CDS encoding carbohydrate ABC transporter permease, whose product MSTNTVEATPHRDRPFSWQNLGKTIAGGYVPLLLATLVVFVPLLWMMLSSLKAPGEIVTTNLTLLPKTPNLQNYADAASTVPFARFFLNSVIVTVIGSTIKCVLAVFTAYALVFVRFPFKRVIFLLILVALMVPPQVSVLPNYVLIAGMGGLNTYWGIILPGLGTAFGTFLLRQHFLTLPPAILESAEIDGAGHWRKLWKIVVPVSVPSIATVALVTIVSEWNEYIWPLIVTDHPDMMTLPVGLTQLVNSDGSTQNWGMLMAGAVIVLLPILLIFAALQRYIVSGLTQGSVTG is encoded by the coding sequence ATGAGCACCAACACCGTTGAAGCCACACCACACCGTGACCGTCCGTTCTCCTGGCAAAACCTTGGCAAGACGATTGCCGGGGGCTACGTCCCCCTCCTGCTGGCAACTCTGGTGGTCTTCGTGCCGCTCCTATGGATGATGTTGTCTTCCCTCAAAGCGCCTGGCGAAATCGTGACCACAAACCTGACTCTGCTGCCGAAGACGCCAAACCTTCAGAACTACGCTGACGCAGCATCTACTGTTCCGTTCGCGCGATTCTTCCTCAACAGCGTGATCGTCACAGTCATCGGCTCCACCATCAAGTGCGTACTTGCCGTCTTTACGGCCTACGCACTCGTGTTTGTCCGTTTTCCCTTTAAAAGGGTCATCTTCCTGCTGATTCTGGTTGCGCTGATGGTTCCGCCACAGGTTTCCGTGCTTCCCAATTACGTTTTGATCGCAGGCATGGGAGGGCTCAACACGTATTGGGGAATTATCCTTCCCGGCTTGGGAACGGCGTTTGGCACCTTCCTGCTAAGGCAGCATTTCCTCACACTGCCGCCGGCAATCCTGGAATCCGCGGAAATCGACGGTGCGGGCCACTGGCGCAAGCTCTGGAAGATCGTTGTCCCGGTGTCCGTGCCCAGCATCGCCACCGTTGCCTTGGTGACCATCGTTTCTGAATGGAACGAGTACATCTGGCCGCTGATCGTCACGGACCATCCAGACATGATGACCCTTCCTGTCGGCCTGACCCAGCTGGTCAACAGCGATGGCAGTACCCAGAACTGGGGCATGCTCATGGCCGGCGCGGTGATCGTCCTTCTACCGATCTTGCTCATCTTTGCCGCTCTGCAGCGGTACATCGTCTCCGGGCTCACGCAGGGCTCGGTTACCGGCTAA
- a CDS encoding sugar ABC transporter permease, which produces MGRLDTSDAQTSRAPVHRPPISTPKNRRWNRRTRRDAWVFAAFAAPNVLLIVLFTYRPLVTNFYYSTLDWTLGAATATSVGLGNYVEFFTSPDASSVLGVTAIFTITTVGGAMILGLLVALALNQRLKGTTFARAVVFAPYVLSGVGVGLVWLFIFDPTYGVLSWILRTVGQASPQWVNDPKLALLMVIIVYVWKNLGYCAVVYLAGLQSIPTQLLEATALDGASSLRRFTSVVLPLLSPTTFFLLITSLLSSLQAFDIIRIMTPSGNGTSTLIFDSYLQAFGSYNRAGYSAAISVVLFAGLLVMTAVQLRFVERKVHYS; this is translated from the coding sequence ATGGGCAGATTAGACACAAGTGATGCGCAAACCAGCAGGGCACCGGTCCACAGACCGCCAATAAGCACCCCGAAGAACCGACGGTGGAATCGGAGAACACGCAGGGACGCATGGGTTTTTGCCGCTTTCGCGGCACCCAATGTCCTGCTCATCGTCCTCTTTACCTACCGTCCGCTCGTCACTAACTTCTACTATTCCACCCTGGACTGGACGCTCGGGGCAGCCACCGCAACGTCAGTGGGGCTGGGTAACTATGTGGAATTCTTTACCTCCCCTGACGCTTCAAGCGTGCTGGGCGTAACAGCCATATTTACGATCACCACCGTTGGCGGTGCGATGATCCTGGGCCTGCTGGTGGCGTTGGCTCTTAACCAGAGACTGAAGGGCACAACGTTTGCCCGTGCCGTGGTTTTCGCGCCCTACGTCCTTTCCGGCGTGGGGGTCGGCTTGGTGTGGTTGTTTATTTTCGATCCGACGTATGGCGTCCTTTCCTGGATTCTCCGCACAGTTGGCCAGGCGAGTCCCCAGTGGGTCAACGATCCGAAGCTCGCGCTCCTCATGGTCATCATCGTGTACGTGTGGAAGAACCTCGGCTATTGCGCCGTGGTGTATCTGGCAGGTCTGCAGTCCATTCCGACTCAGCTCTTGGAGGCTACCGCGTTGGATGGCGCCAGTAGCCTGCGGCGCTTCACGTCGGTGGTGCTTCCCCTTCTTTCCCCCACCACCTTCTTCCTCCTGATCACTTCACTGCTGAGCTCCCTGCAGGCGTTCGACATCATCCGCATCATGACTCCATCCGGCAACGGAACCAGCACCCTGATCTTTGACTCCTACCTTCAGGCATTCGGCTCCTACAACCGGGCCGGCTACTCCGCGGCCATCTCCGTTGTGCTGTTCGCGGGATTGCTCGTCATGACAGCTGTGCAGTTGCGCTTCGTGGAGCGAAAGGTTCACTACTCATGA
- a CDS encoding MgtC/SapB family protein: MITESEHYVIFSADTQWWQMCLALAAALVLSTAIGFERQSKNKSAGMRTHAMVGLGAALFMVVSKYGFSDVLMVDLVRLDPSRLAAQVVSGIGFIGAGLVFVRRNQVRGLTTAASIWVTAAVGTSAGAGLLLPAVFVTAAHFVIVYVYPVMTAKLRFGLPSQWLLKVTYMDGVGALRDVLRTCTEQGFRVQGFATTRGSAEPKGVMDRLMTRTETAATADLIEIELEIEGTMAASDIVAQLSQLTTVTEVSLVDESE; encoded by the coding sequence GTGATAACCGAATCGGAGCACTACGTGATCTTCAGCGCGGATACGCAATGGTGGCAGATGTGTCTGGCCTTGGCCGCAGCACTTGTCCTATCCACGGCCATAGGGTTTGAACGCCAGAGCAAGAACAAGTCTGCGGGCATGAGAACACATGCCATGGTTGGGTTGGGCGCCGCGCTGTTTATGGTCGTGAGCAAATACGGCTTTAGCGACGTATTGATGGTGGACCTGGTTCGGCTGGATCCCTCCCGGCTGGCGGCTCAAGTGGTCTCCGGCATTGGCTTCATAGGGGCGGGGCTCGTGTTCGTGCGGCGTAATCAAGTCCGCGGATTGACCACGGCAGCCTCCATCTGGGTTACAGCTGCAGTTGGGACGTCCGCCGGGGCCGGCCTCTTGCTGCCCGCGGTATTCGTCACCGCAGCCCACTTCGTCATCGTCTACGTCTATCCCGTGATGACTGCGAAGCTCCGCTTTGGATTGCCGAGCCAGTGGTTGTTGAAAGTTACGTACATGGATGGTGTGGGAGCGCTGAGGGATGTGCTCCGAACATGCACTGAGCAAGGATTCCGTGTTCAGGGCTTCGCAACGACGCGGGGTTCGGCCGAGCCCAAGGGCGTGATGGATCGGTTGATGACACGCACAGAAACGGCTGCCACCGCTGACCTCATTGAGATAGAGCTGGAAATCGAAGGCACCATGGCGGCATCCGACATCGTGGCCCAACTGTCTCAACTCACCACCGTTACTGAAGTCTCCCTCGTGGACGAATCGGAATAG
- a CDS encoding glycerophosphodiester phosphodiesterase, with product MIEIQGHRGVLATRHGNTLASFVEALSLGVDAIEVDVWLTSDMQLVLRHDAVIGTADIRLETMLQAVVEKHPATTTDVDPETRAPSLSEALALLRFANATDVVLDIEVKTDGEAWDWYGHEIVTELSKVLKAHQAEQAVRVRSFDPQIIRAMSGMLPGVPLVALSRESPLRSVGLYPSDPKELVITALATGASAVAPASGILDAGLVAEAHGAGLKVFPWTLVTSDEISAAIELGVDGICVNDVALARQVLGGLGEPLAAPRPMTLPLLHAGSPA from the coding sequence ATGATCGAGATTCAGGGCCACCGAGGCGTTCTGGCCACACGGCATGGGAATACATTGGCGAGCTTCGTCGAGGCACTTAGCCTGGGCGTGGATGCCATAGAAGTCGATGTTTGGCTCACGTCCGACATGCAACTGGTATTGAGACATGATGCCGTCATCGGAACCGCCGACATCAGGTTGGAGACCATGCTTCAGGCCGTGGTTGAGAAGCACCCAGCTACTACCACCGACGTCGATCCTGAAACACGTGCGCCGTCGCTGTCGGAGGCCCTTGCCCTGTTGCGCTTCGCCAATGCCACCGATGTTGTTCTGGACATTGAGGTCAAAACTGACGGCGAGGCCTGGGACTGGTACGGCCACGAAATAGTGACTGAATTGTCCAAAGTGCTGAAGGCCCATCAGGCCGAACAGGCCGTGCGCGTCCGCAGTTTTGATCCCCAAATTATCCGGGCAATGTCCGGAATGTTGCCGGGAGTTCCGTTGGTGGCTCTGAGCAGGGAGAGCCCCCTCCGGTCGGTAGGCCTCTATCCTTCCGACCCTAAAGAACTTGTCATCACTGCCTTGGCAACCGGGGCTTCCGCCGTTGCGCCCGCCTCTGGAATTCTCGACGCCGGATTGGTCGCCGAAGCTCATGGCGCCGGACTCAAGGTGTTCCCTTGGACCCTGGTGACAAGTGACGAAATCAGCGCGGCCATCGAACTCGGAGTCGATGGGATCTGCGTCAACGATGTAGCTCTGGCCCGGCAGGTCCTGGGCGGACTGGGTGAGCCTCTTGCCGCACCGCGTCCAATGACGTTGCCATTGCTGCATGCAGGTTCCCCGGCCTAG